The sequence CGCCCCTTTTTTCGTGCAGGGTGTGAATATGTTCAGCTTTGCCAAGCTCATCTTTCGCGTTACCTTGGCTGGGACGTCTGATCGGTATCTGCTGTTTTCATTCAGGCGCCTTTTCAGGGATGAATTCATGCGGACCTGCAATGAGCGGGGGGAGCCGCTGATCTATGAGCAACTGTTCGGTCAGGCCCTGAGTCCTGACCCTGCAGCAGTCAAGCGATTCCAGAAACCACCCTTGCCATTTGTGTTTGACTTTCCCGTCCTTTCTTCATCACACGCTTCCGCAAACGATGTCGACATTGCCCTTGTATTGGCTGGTTCGGCAGTCAACAGCCTTTCACTATTCATTGCGTCTGTACAACGTACCCTCGCTCGCTGTGAATCAATCGCTCAAACCCCCATCATCCTCCGACAGATTCTGTCCTGCGGGGTGAATGGCGACTTTGCAAATCTGTTGGATCCCGTCGGACGCTTAGTCTCTGATGGGCTTGTATTGCTGTCCCCGGATTCGTTCCCCAATCCGGTGTTGGCTGATGGTCATAGTGATGCTGCGGTTGTCCTGTTGACGCCACTGCGCCTGCTCAGTGACGGGCGACCAGTCCGCCAGTTGACCTTTAGCGATTTTGTCCGACCGCTCATGCGCAGATATTCGTCTCTTGCCTATTACTATTGCGGGATTGAGCCGAATATGGATTATAAATGGCTGGCAAGGCAATCTGGTGACGTGCGGGTTGGATCTTCAACTGTGCAATGGGAGGAGTGGCCAGGTATGCAGGGAGGCTTGACTGGTGAGGTGCGATTCAGCGCAGTGCCATCAGATCTTTTCCCCTTTCTCCAGTTTGGAGAATATTTCCATTT comes from Geobacter sp. and encodes:
- a CDS encoding CRISPR system precrRNA processing endoribonuclease RAMP protein Cas6 → MFSFAKLIFRVTLAGTSDRYLLFSFRRLFRDEFMRTCNERGEPLIYEQLFGQALSPDPAAVKRFQKPPLPFVFDFPVLSSSHASANDVDIALVLAGSAVNSLSLFIASVQRTLARCESIAQTPIILRQILSCGVNGDFANLLDPVGRLVSDGLVLLSPDSFPNPVLADGHSDAAVVLLTPLRLLSDGRPVRQLTFSDFVRPLMRRYSSLAYYYCGIEPNMDYKWLARQSGDVRVGSSTVQWEEWPGMQGGLTGEVRFSAVPSDLFPFLQFGEYFHLGKGAVYGMGRYLLRQ